In Chryseobacterium sp., the genomic window TATGTATTGTAATCTTTCCATATTTATAATGTACCCCCAGAAAAGAGGAGCTGCTTTTAAAAATTTCTCAATATATCATTTCACTGCCTTGTTAATAACCTGCGGTATTCATTACAGAAGAACATTCTTTCTGCACTTTCTAAAAACATCCAGCGGGTTATTATCTTCCCAAACTGCTCCTAATAAAGCAGCACCGTCTGCTCCTGCATTCAGGGCCTCCCCAATATTACCCTGATCAATTCCTCCCAGAGCAATCAATTTTACGCCGGTATTATTCCTGTGTTTTATCTCCCGGACAACCGTTGAGTTAGCCCCATATCCTTTTTTAGAGATACTTGGAAAGAATGGGCTTATGAAAGCATATTCCCATTCTTTTTCCAAACTATTGTACGAGGTAATGCTATGTACAGAAGTTGAAATGATATTTCCCTCTTTAAAAGGCTTATATTTCTTTTCCTGCCGGTCTTTCTCTCTGACATGAAACCTTGAAATGCCATAATCTTCTCCCAATTCAGAATGAGTATGGAGTACCAATTGAGGATAAAATGACGAATCAATCTTACGGATAAAATCACTCATTTCATTCCGGGTAATCTGAGGTTTTCTGATATGAAGCAGATCAAGCCCTTCCTGAAACATCTGATTAATGATTTCTGTTTCATCCGGAACCATCACCTCAGGAGTAATGACAAGGATCATATATAAATTTCTTTTCCTTTTTCGATGAATTCCTGTGATTTATCCAGCATTCCCTTTTCCGCAGACTCACGAATTTCCTGGGTGATCTTCATTGAGCAGAATTTCGGTCCGCACATCGAACAGAAATGGGCAATTTTTGCTCCTTCTGCCGGAAGTGTCTCATCATGATAAGCTTTGGCTGTTTCAGGATCTAATGAAAGATTGAACTGATCTTCCCATCTGAATTCAAATCTTGCTTTACTTAATGCATTGTCTCTGTATTGTGCTCCCGGGTGTCCTTTGGCCAGATCTGCCGCATGGGCAGCCAGTTTATAAGTAATTACCCCGACTTTTACATCTTCTTTATTCGGCAGTCCTAAATGTTCCTTCGGAGTTACATAGCAAAGCATCGCACAGCCAAACCATCCGATCATCGCTGCCCCGATTCCGGAAGTAATGTGATCGTAACCCGGCGCAATGTCCGTTGTTAAAGGCCCTAAGGTATAAAATGGAGCTTCATGGCATTCTTCCAATTGTTTTTCCATGTTTTCTTTGATCATATGCATCGGAACATGACCTGGTCCTTCAATCATGACCTGGACATTGTGTTTCCATGCAATCTTGGTCAGTTCCCCTAAAGTTTCCAGTTCAGCAAATTGTGCGGCATCATTGGCATCAGCAATAGATCCGGGACGAAGACCGTCTCCAAGAGAAAAAGCCACATCATACTTCTTCATAATCTCACAGATCTCTTCAAAATGAGTGTACAAGAAGCTTTCTTTATGATGAAATAAACACCATTTTGCCATGATAGAACCTCCTCTGGATACAATTCCGGTTACTCTGTTGGCTGTTAAGTGAATATATCTCAACAAAACTCCCGCATGGATAGTGAAATAGGAAACTCCCTGTTCTGCCTGCTCAATAAGGGTATCTCTGAAAATCTCCCATGTCAGGTCTTCCGGAACACCTTTTACTTTTTCCAATGCCTGGTAAATAGGAACAGTACCGATAGGAACCGGACTGTTTCTGATAATCCATTCTCTTGTTTCGTGAATATTTTTCCCGGTAGAAAGGTCCATAATGGTATCTGCTCCCCATCGGCAGGCCCATACCGCTTTTTCTACTTCTTCTTCAATACTGGATGAAACTGCACTGTTTCCGATATTCGCATTAATTTTCACCAGGAAATTCCTTCCGATAATCATCGGCTCACTTTCCGGGTGGTTGATATTATTAGGAATGATCGCTCTTCCGGCAGCAATTTCGTCTCTTACGAACTCCGGAGTAATCTTACTTTTCGGAGTATTGGCTCCAAAACTGTGTCCGGCATGCTGGAAAGCCATTTCTTTTGGGACAGACTCAAGTTGTTCTATGCGCTGGTTTTCCCTGATCGCCACATATTCCATTTCCGGAGTGATGATTCCCTGCTTTGCATAGTAAAGCTGGGTAAGCTCTTTTCCTTCCTGTGCTACTTTAGGTTTATGATCATAGGAAAACCTCAGTTCGTCAAGACGCGGATCTGCCAGGCGGGCTTTTCCGTATTCTGAGGTGATTCCATCCAGAATATTCACATCATTTCTGTCCAGAATCCATTGTTCTCTGACTCTTGGAAGTCCTTTCTGAATATCAATGACTGCATTTTCATCGGTATAAGGACCCGAAGTGTCGTAAATGGTTACCGGCGCATTATGTTCAAAGCCGCCATTGGTAAGTTTGGTCGGGCTAAGCTGTATTTCACGCATTGCTACATGGATAGGATGTAATGTTCCCTCAATATAGATTTTCTTTGAGTTCGGAAATGGCGAACATGTAATGGAGTGGGCCATAAGTTTTGGTATTAAATATATGAATTAACCGCCCTGAGTGGCAGTGATGATTAAAACTGAATCGTTGTTGTTAAGGATGGTTTGCGCCCAGGCTGACAACGGAATAATGCGGTTGTTGACTGCTACAGCAATCCCTTTTTTCTTTCCGGGTAGCTCCATAGCCAATAATGCTTCCAGGTTCTCCGGAAGTATATCAAATGTTTTTCGGGTGTGGTTGATTATAAGTTCCATTCCTAATATTTTAAATACACTTTAGGAATGGCTGTTATTGTACAATAGAATGTACAGCAAAAGTCACCTACTTTTCCCTACGCTGGTATGATCCAGATCAGGTTCAAAGGGTAAAGTCTCAGTCTGTTGATTCCAGACACCCCTAAAGTATGGGACGAAGTTAGGTATTTTTTCAGAATGGGCAAAATAGAATTTCCCATAAACAAAAAATCATCTCAAAAATTGAGATGGTTTTTTTGGGCTAAAGTAAAATTTTTTACTATTCACAAGCTCTCCAAATCGCATCATTCTGAGGAACAGGAGCTATAATTTCAATATTTTCTTTAGTAACAGGATGAATAAATTCCAGTTTCCTTGCGTGAAGGTTGATTCCTCCGTCAGGATTGGAACGCGGAGCTCCGTATTTAAGGTCTCCTTTGATCGGAATACCAGCTTTGGACAGCTGGGCACGGATCTGATGATGTCTTCCGGTCTCCAGATCTATTTCAAGAAGCATATAATTATCGAGTGTTTTAATCACATGGTACGTTAAAATGGCTTCTTTTGCTCCTTCTGTTGCTTTTGGAAAAACAATGGCTTTATTGTTTTTTTCGTTTTTCTTTAAATAATGAATCAGTCGTTGGCTCTGTGGGATCATTTCCTTTCCTACAACCGCCCAATACGTTTTTTTTATCTCACGGTTTTTCACCATCTGGGTAAGGCGGGAAAGCGCTTTGGAGGTTTTGGCATAGATCACCAGGCCGGAAGTCGGGCGGTCTATACGATGAACCAAGCCGAGAAAAACATTTCCCGGCTTAGCATCTCTGATTTTTATAAAATTCTTTATAGATTCTAATAGTGATTCATCGCCGGTTTTATCACCCTGTACAAGTTGACCGACTTTTTTATTAACCACCAGAAGATGGTTATCTTCATATACAATCTGCTCCTTCATACTGATTCTGTCTACCTCTTTCTATTCGACAGTGAAAGAATGATCCCTCCTAAAAGACCTACAGTCTTCACCCATGAAAGGTTAGAACTTTCAGGTAAAAAGGCTCCTATCACACAGATTCCTGCCGCTGCATACATGGCATACACAAAATTTTTATTGGTAAGCGTAGGTGCCTGGATAAAGAAACTGGCTCCTATCAGGATATAAAAAACTTTTCTGGAAAGCAGATGGTTAATTTCCGGAGAAAATAAATTGAACCAGCCTATGGCAAGGCAGATCAATGCTGCAATAGATAGTATTCCCTGGATAGATTGTTGTTGTTGATTCATTAATTAATAACTTTCATTTTGATTTGGAAACTCGACACTTTTTACGTCTTTTACATATTGAGCAACCGCTCCGGTAATTTCAGTATAAAGGTCTAAATATCTTCTTAAGAACTTGGGACTGAATCCTTTGTTCATTCCTACCATGTCATGGTATACCAGAACCTGACCGTCACAGTCTGCACCGGCACCGATTCCTATTGTAGGGATTGAAATACTTTCAGTAACCTTTTTGGCCAAGTCTGCAGGAATTTTTTCCAATACTACAGAGAAGCATCCCAGTTCTTCTAAAAGCTGTGCATCGGCAATCAGTTTTTCTGCTTCTGCTTCCTCTTTTGCTCTTACTTTATAGGTTCCGAATTTATAGATCGACTGTGGGGTAAGCCCTAAATGTCCCATCACAGGAATTCCTGCGTTAATGATCTTTTTGATTGACTTGGAAATCTCTTTCCCGCCTTCGATTTTTACTCCATGGGCCCCGCCTTCTTTCATCATTCTTACCGCAGACTCCAATGCTTTTTCAGGATTACTCTGATACGTTCCGAAAGGCAGATCTGCAATCACCAGGGCTCTGTCGGTTCCTCTTACCACACTTTGAGCATGATAGATCATCTGGTCCAGTGTAATTGGTAATGTAGTTTCAAAACCAGCCATTACATTCGCTGCAGAGTCTCCAATCAAAATAGCATCTACTCCACCGGCATCTACCATTTTTGCTGTGGTAAAATCATATGCGGTAAGCATTGTTATTTTTTCCTTGTCGAATTTCATTTTACGCAAGGTTTCAGTCGTAACTTTTTTAATTTCAGAGTGAACAGACATAATTTATCTATTTTTTAAAAGTTAAAAAGTCGGCCTTTAGCCGACTTACGTTTTGTATGATTTTATAAAACTACGTGACCGAGTTTCATGAGTTTGTCGTGATTTAAGATCTTGATATTTCTTCCGTCCACTTCAATCAGGCTGTCCTGTTTGAATTCGGAGATCAGACGGATGGCACTTTCTGTAGCGGTACCGATGATATTGGCAATTTCTTCTCTGGTTAATGAGATTTTGATAAAGCCTTCAGGATCCACTCCCAGTTTCTGTTCCAAAAGCAGCAATATTTCAGCCAGCCTTTCTCTTACTGTTTTTTGTGCCAGGAAGGTAATGGTATTGGAGGATTCTCCTAATTCGTATGAAATTTTCTGAAGCATTACGAAAGACAGCTGCGGATCTACCTCCAGAAGATACATAAAGATATCTGCGGGTAAGAAAACGCACTCAATATCTGTCATTGCTTCAGCTTTTGCCTGGAAGTTTTCCCCGCAAAGCAAAGAACGATAGCCGATGATATCTCCTTCTTTGATAAATCTTAAAATCTGATCTTTCCCAAAAGCTCCTGATTTCGAAAGTTTGGCAGCACCTTTTTCCAGGACAAATACTCCTTTAGGAGTTTCTCCGTCCTCGAAAATAGTATCGTGTTTCTGAAAACTCAGTTTCTTTTTGCCATTAATGTATTTTTCAAAATCTGCGCTAGAAAGTCTTTCCTTAAATGATTTATCATTAAAAACTCTGGCGAACCTCTCTTCAATTGCTATCTGTTGTTCCTGCGGCATTTTATATGATATTTATCACAAAAATAGAACTTTTTAACACGATAAACAAAAAAAATTGTTATAATTTTGTAGTTCAATATTTTATGGTGGTGAGCGAGAACTGTTTTCATTGTGGTCAAGGTATAGAAAAAGAGAGAATTTTATTTGACGAAAAGACTTTTTGCTGCAATGGCTGTAAGTCTGTCTATGAAATTCTGAATATGAATAATTTAAGTAATTTCTATGAGCTCAATAAAGGAGCCGGAATTCGTCCCAATGATGAAAGCTCCACTCAGTTTGATTACTTGGATACTCCTGAGATTTTTGAAAAAGTCACTGACTTTTCTGAGGGAAACACCAGTCTTGTCACATTCAAAATTCCTGTAATTCATTGTTCCTCTTGTATCTGGCTGCTGGAAAGCCTTCATACTCTGAATAAGCATATTAAGTATTCTCAGGTCAACTTCACCAGGAAGACCTTACAGATCTCATTCAACCATAACGATCTGAAATTAAGCGAACTCGCTAATTTTCTAACCAATTTAGGATACAAGCCCGTTATCAGCCTTGAAACAGCAGAAAAAAATGTGGACCACCTTGACAAATCACTCCTTGTAAAATTTGCCATCGCAGGCTTTGCTTTTGGTAACGGAATGTTTCTGGCATTCCCGGAATACGTAGGAGGTGAAGATTACTGGATGGAACACTATAAAGGGCTCTTCAGAACACTGATGTTCTTACTGGCATGCCCCGTGGTATTCTATTCTGCTTCAGATTACTACAAATCCGCATGGTACGGGTTAAAAAATAAAATCGTTAATATCGACGTTCCTATTGTATTGGGAATATTTGTTCTTTTCGGAAGAAGCATTTATGAAGTCGTGACAGATTACGGCCCTGGATATTTCGATACGCTTTGCGGGCTTCTTTTCTTCATGCTGATGGGAAAAATCTTCCAGAAAAGAACGTACAGCGCCCTTTCGTACGACAGGGATTATAAATCTTTTTATCCGATCGCCGTCACCAAAGTAGATTTTGAAGGAAAACAGGAAAATATCTTACTTTCGGAAGTAAAAGTTGGCGACAGAATTTTAGTTAGAAACCAGGAAATCATTCCGGTAGACGCAATATTGATCAATGGAGAAGGAAATATTGACAACAGCTTTATTACCGGAGAAAGTGAAAGCATCAGCAAACAGCCCGGAGACAAAATTTTTGCCGGCGGTAAACAAATAGGATCCTCTTTAGAACTCGAAGTAATCAAAGATGTAGACCAGAGTTACCTTACCCAGTTATGGAATAAGGAAGCATTTAAAAAGCATGAAACAGGGCTGGACACCCTTACCAATAACATCAGTAAATATTTTACATTCATCATTTTAGGCATCGCTGTTATCTCCGGAATTTATTGGTCATTCATTGATCTATCAAAAATGTTCCAGGTCATTTCAGCTATTTTGATCATCGCCTGCCCATGTGCACTCGCGTTGTCCGCACCCTTTACTTTCGGTCACATTATGAGGATTTTAGGACGAAACAAGTTCTATGTAAAGGACACTTTAACGATTGAAAAAATTGCCAAACTGGATACTATCGTTTTTGACAAGACCGGAACGATTACCCACAGGAAAAAGTCAAACATCAAGTATGACGGCACTGAAATCGGAGAATTTGATTTACTTAATATCAAAACGTTGTTAAAGAACTCCAATCACCCTCTTTCCAAATCATTATATGAATTTATAGAGGTCAGTGATGACTATTTGCCGGTTGAAAACTTCCTGGAGACCTCAGGGAAAGGATATGAAGCGAGCGTAAGAGGAACGCTTTACAAAATAGGATCAGCCCGTTATAACAACCAGGAGCCCAAAAATCTTGAAACTGCTGTTTACATCAGTAAAAATGATCAGTTTTTAGGAAAATTCATCTTCAAAAATGAATACCGCCCTAAGCTTAAAGATCTATTCAAAAAATTAACCAACTACAAAATATTTATCCTGAGTGGCGATAATTCTTCGGAAGAAATGCAGCTCAAGGAGCTTATTCCGAATTACCAGGGAATGGCTTTCAACCAAAGTCCCGAGGACAAACTGAATTACATCAAAGACCTTCAGGACCAGAACATGAAAGTAGCCATGCTCGGGGATGGCTTGAACGATGCAGGAGCTTTAAAACAAAGTAACGTAGGGATAGCAATTGCTGATGACACCAACAGTTTTACCCCTTCTTCGGATGTCATTATGAATGGTGAAAAAGTAGTAACACTGGACCATTATCTGAATGTTTGCAAGGGATCAATCACCATTGTGAAAATGACATTCATAATCAGTTTTTTATACAATATAGTTGGTTTAAGTTACGCAGTTACAGGACATATGCATCCGCTTTTCGCCGCAATCATCATGCCGGCGAGTTCCATAACGGTAGTTACCTTTACTACACTTTCAACCTGGATTTTAGGCCGTAAATATTTTAAAAAACGCGCTTAAAAGCCCTTATTTAGACTGATTTTAAATTAGCTGAAATCGGCATTTCGTGATGAATGTCATTATTTTTCACTAAATTTGAACCCCGAAAATAGGTTAATTTTGTTGTCCAATGGATATTCTATATTTAATGATCCTCTGCAGTGTTTCTTTGGCTGCGATTTTCTTGGTCGTATTTATAGTGTATGCCAAGAAAGGACAGTTTGAAGATGATGAATCTCCGGCTG contains:
- the ccoS gene encoding cbb3-type cytochrome oxidase assembly protein CcoS yields the protein MDILYLMILCSVSLAAIFLVVFIVYAKKGQFEDDESPAVRILFDDEKIREDDETGDETKDEKEIGENNKN
- a CDS encoding heavy metal translocating P-type ATPase metal-binding domain-containing protein, translated to MSENCFHCGQGIEKERILFDEKTFCCNGCKSVYEILNMNNLSNFYELNKGAGIRPNDESSTQFDYLDTPEIFEKVTDFSEGNTSLVTFKIPVIHCSSCIWLLESLHTLNKHIKYSQVNFTRKTLQISFNHNDLKLSELANFLTNLGYKPVISLETAEKNVDHLDKSLLVKFAIAGFAFGNGMFLAFPEYVGGEDYWMEHYKGLFRTLMFLLACPVVFYSASDYYKSAWYGLKNKIVNIDVPIVLGIFVLFGRSIYEVVTDYGPGYFDTLCGLLFFMLMGKIFQKRTYSALSYDRDYKSFYPIAVTKVDFEGKQENILLSEVKVGDRILVRNQEIIPVDAILINGEGNIDNSFITGESESISKQPGDKIFAGGKQIGSSLELEVIKDVDQSYLTQLWNKEAFKKHETGLDTLTNNISKYFTFIILGIAVISGIYWSFIDLSKMFQVISAILIIACPCALALSAPFTFGHIMRILGRNKFYVKDTLTIEKIAKLDTIVFDKTGTITHRKKSNIKYDGTEIGEFDLLNIKTLLKNSNHPLSKSLYEFIEVSDDYLPVENFLETSGKGYEASVRGTLYKIGSARYNNQEPKNLETAVYISKNDQFLGKFIFKNEYRPKLKDLFKKLTNYKIFILSGDNSSEEMQLKELIPNYQGMAFNQSPEDKLNYIKDLQDQNMKVAMLGDGLNDAGALKQSNVGIAIADDTNSFTPSSDVIMNGEKVVTLDHYLNVCKGSITIVKMTFIISFLYNIVGLSYAVTGHMHPLFAAIIMPASSITVVTFTTLSTWILGRKYFKKRA
- the thiC gene encoding phosphomethylpyrimidine synthase ThiC, whose protein sequence is MAHSITCSPFPNSKKIYIEGTLHPIHVAMREIQLSPTKLTNGGFEHNAPVTIYDTSGPYTDENAVIDIQKGLPRVREQWILDRNDVNILDGITSEYGKARLADPRLDELRFSYDHKPKVAQEGKELTQLYYAKQGIITPEMEYVAIRENQRIEQLESVPKEMAFQHAGHSFGANTPKSKITPEFVRDEIAAGRAIIPNNINHPESEPMIIGRNFLVKINANIGNSAVSSSIEEEVEKAVWACRWGADTIMDLSTGKNIHETREWIIRNSPVPIGTVPIYQALEKVKGVPEDLTWEIFRDTLIEQAEQGVSYFTIHAGVLLRYIHLTANRVTGIVSRGGSIMAKWCLFHHKESFLYTHFEEICEIMKKYDVAFSLGDGLRPGSIADANDAAQFAELETLGELTKIAWKHNVQVMIEGPGHVPMHMIKENMEKQLEECHEAPFYTLGPLTTDIAPGYDHITSGIGAAMIGWFGCAMLCYVTPKEHLGLPNKEDVKVGVITYKLAAHAADLAKGHPGAQYRDNALSKARFEFRWEDQFNLSLDPETAKAYHDETLPAEGAKIAHFCSMCGPKFCSMKITQEIRESAEKGMLDKSQEFIEKGKEIYI
- a CDS encoding thiamine phosphate synthase → MILVITPEVMVPDETEIINQMFQEGLDLLHIRKPQITRNEMSDFIRKIDSSFYPQLVLHTHSELGEDYGISRFHVREKDRQEKKYKPFKEGNIISTSVHSITSYNSLEKEWEYAFISPFFPSISKKGYGANSTVVREIKHRNNTGVKLIALGGIDQGNIGEALNAGADGAALLGAVWEDNNPLDVFRKCRKNVLL
- the thiS gene encoding sulfur carrier protein ThiS; this encodes MELIINHTRKTFDILPENLEALLAMELPGKKKGIAVAVNNRIIPLSAWAQTILNNNDSVLIITATQGG
- a CDS encoding Crp/Fnr family transcriptional regulator, which gives rise to MPQEQQIAIEERFARVFNDKSFKERLSSADFEKYINGKKKLSFQKHDTIFEDGETPKGVFVLEKGAAKLSKSGAFGKDQILRFIKEGDIIGYRSLLCGENFQAKAEAMTDIECVFLPADIFMYLLEVDPQLSFVMLQKISYELGESSNTITFLAQKTVRERLAEILLLLEQKLGVDPEGFIKISLTREEIANIIGTATESAIRLISEFKQDSLIEVDGRNIKILNHDKLMKLGHVVL
- a CDS encoding RluA family pseudouridine synthase, with product MKEQIVYEDNHLLVVNKKVGQLVQGDKTGDESLLESIKNFIKIRDAKPGNVFLGLVHRIDRPTSGLVIYAKTSKALSRLTQMVKNREIKKTYWAVVGKEMIPQSQRLIHYLKKNEKNNKAIVFPKATEGAKEAILTYHVIKTLDNYMLLEIDLETGRHHQIRAQLSKAGIPIKGDLKYGAPRSNPDGGINLHARKLEFIHPVTKENIEIIAPVPQNDAIWRACE
- the panB gene encoding 3-methyl-2-oxobutanoate hydroxymethyltransferase encodes the protein MSVHSEIKKVTTETLRKMKFDKEKITMLTAYDFTTAKMVDAGGVDAILIGDSAANVMAGFETTLPITLDQMIYHAQSVVRGTDRALVIADLPFGTYQSNPEKALESAVRMMKEGGAHGVKIEGGKEISKSIKKIINAGIPVMGHLGLTPQSIYKFGTYKVRAKEEAEAEKLIADAQLLEELGCFSVVLEKIPADLAKKVTESISIPTIGIGAGADCDGQVLVYHDMVGMNKGFSPKFLRRYLDLYTEITGAVAQYVKDVKSVEFPNQNESY